One Kitasatospora sp. MAP12-44 DNA segment encodes these proteins:
- a CDS encoding LysR substrate-binding domain-containing protein — MASSPGGPRATRSAIRPFNLHSLELLVAVEETGSISQAAAELSISQPTASARMTTLERQLGLRLLERSTSGSKLTPAGLLFAAWARDVLSQAQTLADSLAALQVKQGNLRVAASLTLAEYLLPRWLIALRQLHPTTHVELKVANSHQVIEALLQAEADIGFTESPFVPRDFRSALVGRDRLVVVTAPDHPWTRRSTPLTGAELAETPLLLRESGSGTRETLERALRPWHGPSVPLLELGSTGPLRSAATQGAAPAVLSELAVVDDLAAGRLVEIPVADDLPLARQLRAIWPSRLELCESARHLLEVAARRSSRSV; from the coding sequence ATGGCATCTTCCCCCGGCGGACCCCGCGCGACCCGCTCCGCCATCCGGCCGTTCAACCTGCACTCCCTCGAACTGCTGGTGGCCGTGGAGGAGACCGGGAGCATCAGCCAGGCCGCCGCGGAACTCTCCATCAGCCAGCCCACCGCCAGCGCGCGGATGACCACCCTGGAGCGCCAGCTCGGCCTGCGACTGCTGGAACGCTCGACCTCCGGCTCCAAACTCACTCCCGCCGGTCTGCTGTTCGCCGCCTGGGCCCGCGACGTCCTCTCCCAGGCGCAGACGCTGGCGGACAGCCTGGCCGCCCTGCAGGTGAAGCAGGGAAACCTCCGGGTGGCGGCCAGCCTCACCCTCGCCGAGTACCTGCTGCCCCGCTGGCTGATCGCCCTGCGCCAGCTCCACCCCACCACCCACGTCGAGCTGAAGGTCGCCAACAGCCACCAGGTCATCGAGGCGCTGCTCCAGGCCGAGGCCGACATCGGCTTCACCGAGAGCCCCTTCGTCCCCCGCGACTTCCGCTCGGCCCTGGTGGGCCGCGACCGGCTGGTGGTCGTCACCGCCCCCGACCACCCCTGGACCCGCCGCTCCACGCCGCTGACGGGCGCGGAGCTCGCCGAGACCCCGCTGCTGCTGCGCGAGAGCGGCTCCGGCACCCGCGAAACCCTCGAACGCGCGCTGCGGCCCTGGCACGGTCCCTCCGTGCCGCTCCTCGAACTCGGCTCGACCGGCCCGCTGCGCAGCGCCGCGACCCAGGGCGCGGCGCCGGCCGTGCTGTCCGAACTCGCCGTGGTCGACGATCTCGCCGCCGGACGACTCGTGGAGATCCCGGTCGCCGACGACCTGCCCCTCGCCCGCCAGCTGCGGGCGATCTGGCCCAGCCGCCTGGAGCTGTGCGAGTCCGCGCGCCACCTGCTGGAGGTGGCGGCGCGCCGCTCCTCGCGCAGCGTCTGA
- a CDS encoding alpha/beta fold hydrolase: MPRLVKTADHRTLAVQTFGDPAGKPVFLLHGTPGSRVGPIPRSTVLYHLGVHLISFDRPGYGSSDRLRGRQVASAAVDVQAIADELGLTRFAVVGRSGGGPHALACGALLPGRVHRVAALVSLAPWDAEGLDWYAGMTPSNIRYYRAAERDHQRIAATMQQRARRIRDDPATLIAGLRSELSGVDRQVVSDAGIRRMLQSNYREAFRQNADGWIDDVLAFTTDWGFKAQDITAATWLWHGADDMFSPVDHSRWLAAHIPDATLFLEPGAAHFSSFRVLTAALKWAAG, from the coding sequence CTGCCACGACTGGTCAAGACCGCCGACCATCGAACCCTGGCGGTGCAGACCTTCGGAGACCCGGCCGGCAAGCCGGTCTTCCTGCTGCACGGCACCCCCGGCAGCCGGGTCGGCCCGATCCCGCGCAGCACCGTGCTCTACCACCTCGGCGTGCACCTGATCTCCTTCGACCGCCCCGGCTACGGCAGCTCCGACCGGCTGCGCGGCCGCCAGGTCGCCTCGGCGGCGGTCGACGTGCAGGCGATCGCCGACGAGCTCGGGCTCACCCGGTTCGCCGTGGTGGGCCGCTCCGGCGGCGGCCCGCACGCGCTCGCCTGCGGGGCGCTGCTGCCCGGCCGGGTGCACCGGGTGGCGGCGCTGGTCAGCCTGGCTCCCTGGGACGCCGAAGGCCTGGACTGGTACGCCGGGATGACGCCCTCCAACATCCGCTACTACCGCGCCGCCGAGCGCGACCACCAGCGGATCGCCGCCACCATGCAGCAGCGGGCCCGCCGGATCCGCGACGACCCGGCCACCCTGATCGCCGGCCTGCGCAGCGAACTCTCGGGCGTCGACCGGCAGGTGGTCTCCGACGCCGGGATCCGCCGGATGCTGCAGAGCAACTACCGTGAGGCGTTCCGGCAGAACGCCGACGGCTGGATCGACGACGTGCTCGCCTTCACCACCGACTGGGGCTTCAAGGCGCAGGACATCACCGCCGCCACCTGGCTCTGGCACGGCGCCGACGACATGTTCTCCCCCGTCGACCACTCCCGCTGGCTGGCCGCCCACATCCCCGACGCCACCCTCTTCCTGGAGCCCGGCGCCGCCCACTTCAGCTCGTTCCGGGTGCTGACCGCCGCCCTGAAGTGGGCGGCCGGGTAG
- a CDS encoding DUF4231 domain-containing protein, with protein sequence MAAGARSTGFVRESELLPGVFRAADSASLQGQRRSIGLARWELILLTAAAAAGSADGRPYAWTAAVAYLATVVLAMVVIRQNPQGLWYEGRAAAESVKTLAWKFAVRADAYQPPPTSLPDAEGLYELQLHGILRGFQHSRAVPEDAAEQAEVTPAMRRLRDQPLAVRRDVYLRERVQVQHDWYQAKARYCDNAGRLTGLLGIALPLLGLVLAVLRALGWFGYDALGTVSAVAASVTAWAQLRQYRPLAVAYRLAADELELVRAQLTQLDVAGEDAEEIWARLARDAEDAVSREHTTWQARREVRGHDH encoded by the coding sequence ATGGCAGCCGGCGCACGATCCACGGGCTTCGTCCGCGAGTCCGAGCTGCTGCCCGGGGTTTTCCGGGCCGCCGACTCCGCCTCCCTCCAGGGCCAGCGACGCTCCATCGGACTGGCCCGCTGGGAGCTGATCCTGCTCACCGCGGCCGCGGCGGCCGGCTCGGCCGACGGCCGCCCGTACGCCTGGACGGCCGCGGTGGCCTATCTGGCCACCGTCGTGCTGGCCATGGTGGTCATCCGGCAGAACCCGCAGGGCCTCTGGTACGAGGGGCGGGCCGCCGCCGAGTCGGTGAAGACGCTGGCCTGGAAGTTCGCCGTACGGGCCGACGCCTATCAGCCACCGCCGACCAGCCTGCCGGACGCCGAGGGCCTCTACGAGCTCCAACTCCACGGCATCCTCCGCGGGTTCCAGCACAGCCGGGCCGTGCCGGAGGACGCCGCCGAGCAGGCCGAGGTCACCCCGGCGATGCGCCGGCTGCGCGACCAGCCGCTCGCCGTGCGCCGCGACGTCTACCTGCGCGAGCGCGTCCAGGTCCAACACGACTGGTACCAGGCCAAGGCGCGGTACTGCGACAACGCCGGCCGGCTCACCGGCCTGCTCGGCATCGCGCTGCCACTGCTCGGCCTGGTGCTCGCGGTGCTGCGCGCGCTCGGCTGGTTCGGTTACGACGCACTGGGGACGGTCTCGGCGGTCGCCGCCTCGGTCACCGCCTGGGCGCAGCTGCGCCAGTACCGGCCACTGGCCGTCGCCTACCGGCTGGCTGCCGACGAACTGGAGCTGGTCAGAGCCCAGTTGACCCAGCTCGACGTGGCCGGCGAGGACGCCGAGGAGATCTGGGCCCGGCTGGCCCGGGACGCCGAGGACGCCGTCTCGCGCGAGCACACCACCTGGCAGGCCCGCCGCGAGGTCCGCGGCCACGACCACTGA
- a CDS encoding SIS domain-containing protein, whose amino-acid sequence MSDLVGQYFDAAVAHLQRVRAEEAGNIERAALLLADAIADERRVFAFGAGHSSLAAQDVVYRAGGLVPFNLLNVPGMTGVNVMPAPLGSALERVSGLATATLDLTPARAGDLLFLISLSGRQTMPVELAAHARARGLRVVGVTSLAYPGQVTSQHASGTFLKDHCDVVLDSKIAVGDGELTHPGAETTFGSVSTIVTSALMQAVVASAVGRLAERGITPPLFRSGNVDGGTDWNAKLMAENADRIFYTF is encoded by the coding sequence ATGAGCGACCTCGTCGGGCAGTACTTCGACGCCGCGGTGGCCCACCTTCAGCGCGTTCGCGCCGAGGAGGCCGGGAACATCGAGCGGGCCGCGCTGCTGCTGGCCGACGCGATCGCCGACGAGCGGCGGGTGTTCGCGTTCGGCGCCGGGCACTCCTCGCTGGCCGCCCAGGACGTGGTGTACCGGGCCGGCGGACTGGTCCCGTTCAACCTGCTGAACGTCCCCGGGATGACCGGCGTCAATGTGATGCCCGCTCCGCTCGGCAGCGCCCTGGAGCGGGTGTCGGGCCTGGCCACCGCGACCCTGGACCTCACCCCGGCCCGCGCCGGCGACCTGCTCTTCCTGATCTCGCTCTCCGGGCGCCAGACCATGCCGGTCGAGCTCGCCGCGCACGCCCGGGCCCGCGGCCTGCGGGTGGTCGGCGTCACCTCGCTCGCCTACCCCGGCCAGGTCACCTCCCAGCACGCGTCCGGGACCTTCCTCAAGGACCACTGCGACGTGGTCCTCGACAGCAAGATCGCGGTCGGCGACGGCGAGCTGACCCACCCGGGGGCCGAGACCACCTTCGGGTCGGTCTCCACCATCGTGACCAGCGCGTTGATGCAGGCCGTGGTCGCCTCGGCGGTCGGCCGGCTCGCCGAGCGGGGCATCACCCCGCCGCTCTTCCGGTCCGGGAACGTCGACGGCGGCACCGACTGGAACGCCAAGCTGATGGCCGAGAACGCCGACCGGATCTTCTACACCTTCTGA
- a CDS encoding metal-dependent transcriptional regulator, protein MSGLIDTTEMYLRTILELEEEGINPMRARIAERLEQSGPTVSQTVGRMERDGLLQVAGDRHLELTDEGRRLAVRVMRKHRIAECLLVDVIGLEWEQVHEEACRWEHVMSETVERKVLAMLGHPTQSPYGNPIPGLDELGDTKAEGEGFDSALVTLDALRPAGEGSDVVVRRIGEPIQTDEALMRRLRRAGIRPGATVRVSAAVGGVLVGSGESAAELGKEIAVHVFVAQC, encoded by the coding sequence ATGTCTGGGCTGATCGATACGACCGAGATGTACCTTCGCACCATTCTGGAGCTGGAGGAAGAGGGCATCAATCCGATGCGCGCCCGGATCGCCGAGCGCCTGGAGCAGAGCGGCCCCACGGTCAGCCAGACCGTCGGCCGGATGGAGCGTGACGGCCTGCTCCAGGTCGCGGGGGACCGACACCTGGAGCTCACCGACGAGGGCCGGCGACTGGCGGTGCGGGTGATGCGCAAGCACCGCATCGCCGAGTGCCTGCTCGTCGACGTGATCGGGCTCGAGTGGGAGCAGGTGCACGAGGAGGCCTGCCGCTGGGAGCACGTGATGAGCGAGACGGTGGAGCGCAAGGTGCTGGCCATGCTGGGGCACCCCACTCAGTCGCCGTACGGCAACCCGATCCCCGGTCTCGACGAGCTCGGCGACACCAAGGCCGAGGGCGAGGGCTTTGACTCCGCGCTGGTCACGCTGGACGCGCTGCGGCCCGCCGGCGAGGGTTCCGATGTGGTGGTGCGCCGGATCGGCGAGCCGATCCAGACGGACGAGGCGCTGATGCGCAGGCTGCGTCGGGCCGGGATCCGCCCCGGGGCGACGGTCCGGGTCTCCGCGGCCGTCGGCGGTGTGCTGGTGGGCAGCGGCGAGAGCGCGGCGGAGCTGGGCAAGGAGATCGCGGTGCATGTGTTCGTCGCGCAGTGCTGA
- a CDS encoding bifunctional DNA primase/polymerase, with translation MPHLPTEAVRYAEERHWEVVPGSWLIDDDGPVRCSCGTPHCPMPGAHPTTEDWRRRASAGPGVVRRWWTENPKASILLPTGRSFDVLDVPEVAGCLALARMERMGLQLGPVVAVPPSPGVPGQPGMYGPAGRRLLFLVLPGVLAKLPDMLRKLGWGPDRLDLVARGEGDWIVAPPSRLGPFGFAQWARPPSELNRWLPDTAELINPLAYACGRDARVHPAARPAQPAAAR, from the coding sequence ATCCCCCACCTGCCGACCGAGGCCGTCAGATACGCGGAGGAGCGGCACTGGGAGGTCGTGCCCGGCAGCTGGCTGATCGACGACGACGGCCCGGTGCGCTGCTCGTGCGGCACCCCGCACTGCCCCATGCCCGGCGCGCACCCCACCACCGAGGACTGGCGGCGGCGGGCCAGCGCGGGCCCCGGCGTGGTCCGGCGCTGGTGGACGGAGAACCCCAAGGCGTCGATCCTGCTGCCCACCGGGCGCTCGTTCGACGTGCTGGACGTTCCCGAGGTGGCCGGCTGCCTGGCGCTGGCCCGGATGGAGCGGATGGGCCTGCAGCTGGGCCCGGTTGTCGCCGTGCCGCCGTCCCCCGGCGTGCCCGGGCAGCCCGGCATGTACGGCCCGGCCGGTCGGCGGCTGCTCTTCCTGGTGCTGCCCGGGGTGCTGGCCAAGCTGCCGGACATGCTCCGCAAGCTGGGCTGGGGTCCGGACCGGCTCGACCTGGTGGCCCGCGGCGAGGGCGACTGGATCGTCGCGCCGCCGTCCCGGCTGGGGCCGTTCGGCTTCGCGCAGTGGGCCCGGCCGCCGTCCGAGCTCAACCGCTGGCTGCCGGACACCGCCGAGCTGATCAACCCGCTGGCCTACGCCTGCGGCCGCGACGCCCGCGTCCACCCGGCCGCCCGGCCCGCCCAACCGGCGGCAGCCCGCTGA
- a CDS encoding transcriptional regulator yields the protein MAARPLVARQPNERLQSLIQEASCSNAGLARRVNLCGAEHGLDLRYDKTSVARWLRGQQPRGQAPSVIAEALGRKLGRGVTVDEIGMADGKNLTSGVGLQFAATLSGALEQVCELWRSDVSRRDFLNGATVAASALVEPSRDWLITPPDPVVARSGGPRVGLSDVEAIRATTEMLVDLDHRFGSGHVRPVVVHYLNSVVSGLLSGGYREETGRQLFGAVARLTELAGYMAVDTGQPGLAQRYYIQALRLAQAADDRGYGGYVLAASMSHLAATLGNPREIAQLARAAQEGARSVATPTAMAMFYAAEARGHALLGDARSCELVAARAVEAMERRKPEDDPDWIVHFDEAYLADELAHCYRDLEQGRQAERQARIALDLHPASRVRRRAVDLVLLATAQLQQREVERACETGAQAVRLLNGLRSNRGVEYLDEFRRRLEPYRDHRVVREFQQRADAEAA from the coding sequence ATGGCCGCGAGACCACTCGTCGCACGACAGCCCAACGAGCGTCTGCAGTCGCTGATCCAGGAGGCGAGCTGCTCCAATGCGGGACTCGCCCGCCGGGTCAACCTCTGCGGTGCCGAGCACGGGCTCGACCTGCGCTATGACAAGACCTCGGTCGCGCGCTGGCTGCGCGGCCAGCAACCGCGCGGCCAGGCGCCGTCGGTGATCGCCGAGGCGCTCGGCCGCAAACTCGGCCGGGGGGTCACCGTCGACGAGATCGGCATGGCCGACGGCAAGAACCTCACCTCGGGGGTCGGCCTCCAGTTCGCCGCCACCCTGAGCGGCGCGCTCGAACAGGTCTGCGAGCTGTGGCGCAGCGACGTCAGCCGGCGCGACTTCCTGAACGGCGCCACGGTGGCGGCCTCCGCGCTGGTCGAACCCAGCCGGGACTGGCTGATCACCCCGCCCGACCCGGTGGTGGCCCGCAGCGGCGGCCCGCGGGTGGGCCTGTCGGACGTCGAGGCGATCCGCGCGACCACCGAGATGCTGGTCGACCTGGACCACCGGTTCGGCAGCGGGCATGTCCGGCCGGTGGTGGTGCACTACCTGAACAGCGTGGTCTCCGGGCTGCTCAGCGGCGGCTACCGGGAGGAGACCGGGCGTCAACTGTTCGGGGCGGTTGCCAGGTTGACCGAGCTGGCCGGCTACATGGCGGTGGACACCGGGCAGCCCGGCCTCGCCCAGCGCTACTACATCCAGGCGCTGCGCCTCGCCCAGGCCGCCGACGACCGCGGCTACGGCGGATACGTGCTGGCGGCCTCGATGAGCCACCTGGCGGCCACCCTGGGCAACCCGCGCGAGATCGCCCAACTCGCCCGCGCCGCACAGGAGGGCGCCCGCTCGGTGGCCACCCCGACGGCGATGGCGATGTTCTACGCCGCCGAGGCGCGCGGCCACGCGCTGCTCGGCGACGCGCGCTCCTGCGAGCTGGTCGCGGCGCGGGCCGTGGAGGCGATGGAGCGGCGCAAGCCCGAGGACGACCCGGACTGGATCGTGCACTTCGACGAGGCCTATCTGGCCGACGAGTTGGCGCACTGCTACCGGGACCTCGAACAGGGCCGGCAGGCGGAGCGGCAGGCCCGGATCGCGCTCGACCTGCACCCGGCGAGCCGGGTCCGCCGGCGGGCGGTGGACCTGGTGCTGCTGGCCACCGCGCAGTTGCAGCAGCGCGAGGTCGAGCGGGCCTGCGAGACCGGCGCGCAGGCGGTCCGGCTGCTGAACGGGCTGCGCTCCAACCGGGGCGTGGAGTACCTGGACGAGTTCCGGCGCCGTCTTGAGCCCTACCGGGACCACCGGGTGGTCCGCGAGTTCCAGCAGCGGGCGGACGCGGAGGCGGCGTAA